In Salvelinus namaycush isolate Seneca chromosome 20, SaNama_1.0, whole genome shotgun sequence, the following proteins share a genomic window:
- the LOC120065609 gene encoding netrin-4-like → MQSGTASRCVDHACSPPVGNLASGRTLTSLSGCCGNGSQHSPCPTPLHPCPVDLHPPANMVDDPFQHPATWWASGMGTDQEEEVRLDLETRFCLTHVVLLFHSPRPAAMAMERSQDFGRTWETLKLFAQNCSLAFGLPDDTGQPGSLCTSRYSSAKPCSRGEVIFRILSPGGLVDPYSPEGLSQLTLTNLRLRLLKAQTCPLSVAPSTSSSSIGLSYPPTDLNLPILPSPQPSSEPPASAPFAIYTLLARGTCLCHGHSEHCLHSGEQDKLKDMVSVPGRCVCTHHTAGEHCERCAPLYNDRPWRAANGSSGEPHPCHKCECYGHATSCHFSQRVWLSSGATSGGVCDECRHNTAGRRCQRCRHGYHRHPAMPLGSSHICTRCWCDPLGSLPASSGEEGPWCHPRSGQCHCRPGVGGTGCSHCLPGYWGFGEEGCKPCACPQNCDPHTGLCLDSYANNQVFNVPMGGKIPDMDHALTSEGEAVWSKELAVSAMHYTGKCSCKERKLRSVSDLCKTKHAYVIKASVLSAHDKGSHAEVQVKVRKVLRSGQVPLSHGTHSLYPISWTIRGCTCPILNPGVEYMLAGPEEAGTGRLLVTMQSVVVPWTTQLGAHISEGLRQGCP, encoded by the exons CCTCCAGGTGTGTAGACCATGCCTGCAGTCCTCCCGTGGGCAACCTGGCCAGTGGCAGGACCCTCACATCCCTCTCAGGCTGCTGTGGGAATGGGTCCCAACACTCCCCATGCCCCACTCCCCTCCACCCCTGTCCAGTTGACCTTCACCCGCCTGCCAACATGGTGGATGATCCCTTCCAGCACCCAGCCACCTGGTGGGCCTCGGGCATGGGCACTGACCAGGAGGAGGAGGTCCGTCTGGACCTGGAGACTCGTTTCTGTCTGACCCACGTGGTGCTGCTGTTCCACTCACCCAGGCCCGCTGCCATGGCCATGGAGCGCTCGCAGGACTTTGGTCGGACGTGGGAGACGCTCAAGCTGTTTGCACAGAACTGCAGTCTTGCGTTTGGTCTTCCTGATGACACCGGTCAGCCTGGCTCGCTGTGTACGTCCCGGTACTCCAGTGCCAAGCCGTGCAGCAGGGGAGAG GTAATATTCCGGATTCTGAGCCCTGGTGGATTAGTTGACCCCTACAGTCCAGAGGGCCTTTCCCAGCTGACCCTCACCAACCTCCGCCTCAGACTTCTCAAGGCCCAGACCTGCCCATTATCTGTCGCACCTTCCACCTCTTCTTCCTCCATTGGACTCTCCTACCCTCCTACGGACCTGAATCTCCCCATCCTCCCTTCCCCCCAGCCCAGCTCAGAGCCCCCTGCCTCAGCTCCCTTTGCCATTTACACTCTCCTGGCTCGAGGGACCTGTCTCTGTCATGGCCATTCAGAACACTGTTTACACAGTGGTGAACAGGACAAACTGAAGGACATGGTGAGT GTGCCTGGCAGGTGTGTGTGCACTCACCACACAGCAGGAGAACACTGTGAGAGGTGTGCCCCTCTATACAACGACCGTCCCTGGAGGGCAGCCAACGGCAGCAGTGGGGAGCCACACCCGTGCCACA AGTGTGAGTGTTACGGCCACGCGACGAGCTGTCACTTCTCCCAGAGGGTGTGGCTGTCCTCAGGCGCCACCAGTGGGGGCGTCTGTGACGAATGCCGACACAACACAGCAGGGCGCAGGTGCCAGCGCTGTCGCCACGGTTACCACCGCCACCCGGCCATGCCCCTTGGCTCCTCCCACATCTGCACAC GTTGTTGGTGTGACCCACTGGGCTCATTACCAGCCAGCTCTGGGGAGGAGGGCCCATGGTGCCACCCGAGGAGTGGACAGTGCCACTGCAGACCTGGTGTGGGGGGAACAGGCTGTAGCCACTGTCTCCCTGGGTACTGGGGCTTTGGGGAAGAGGGGTGCAAACCCTGTGCTTGTCCCCAAAACTGTGACCCCCACACTGGGCTTTGCCTTGACAG CTATGCAAATAACCAGGTTTTCAATGTCCCAATGGGGGGCAAGATTCCTGACATGGACCATGCCTTGACCAGTGAGGGTGAGGCAGTGTGGTCAAAGGAACTGGCAGTCTCTGCCATGCACTACACAG GGAAATGCAGCTGTAAGGAAAGAAAGTTGAGGAGTGTCTCGGATCTCTGTAAGACCAAACATGCCTATG TGATCAAAGCCAGTGTGTTGTCTGCTCATGACAAGGGGAGCCACGCAGAAGTACAGGTCAAAGTTCGCAAGGTCCTGCGGTCAGGACAGGTGCCTCTCTCCCATGGCACACACAGTCTCTACCCCATATCCTGGACTATCCGGGGGTGCACCTGCCCCATCCTTAATCCAG GGGTGGAGTACATGCTGGCGGGTCCAGAGGAGGCAGGGACGGGACGGCTGCTGGTCACCATGCAGAGTGTGGTGGTTCCCTGGACCACCCAACTGGGGGCCCACATATCAGAGGGCCTAAGGCAGGGCTGCCCCTGA